The genomic DNA CGATTTGATCAGTTGATCCTACTAGCTTCCTGATTGACCCAGCCAGATAGCAGCGCCGCTCTATAAAACACCACGCAGTAGAAACTGGCCGTAACATAAAGTGAAGATGGGCGCCCTGAAACTTCTACCCGCTGTGTGTATAGTGCTGGCGATCGTGCCGTGGGTGAACTGTTTAAACCTATCCCAACCGACCACCCGTGATTGGTGGCAAAAGGCGGCCTTCTATCAAATATATCCAAGATCGTTTATGGACAGCGATGGCGATGGAGTGGGTGATTTGAACGGTATTGCATCGCGGTTACCGTACCTGAAAGCGATCGGCGTTAAGGCGTTTTGGCTCTCACCCATCTACAAATCGCCGATGGTGGACTTTGGCTACGATATATCCGACTTTCGCGACATTCACGAGGAGTTTGGCACGATGGCCGATTTCGAGCGGCTGGTGGAGCAGGCGCGTGCTCTCGACTTGAAAGTGATCATGGACTTTGTACCGAACCATTCGAGCAATCTGCACGAGTGGTTCATCAAGTCGGAAAACCGCGAATCAGGCTATGAGGATTATTACGTGTGGCACGATGGGAAAACGAATCCGGCCGGTGGAAGGAACTTACCGCCAAACAATTGGGTAGGTAAAGGGAAGCAGTCCACAGCGCAGAACTGATGCATGTCCtttaatttgtgtgtgtgtgtgtgtgtgctagatTCAAGCGTTCCGTGGCAGTGCCTGGCAGTGGAGCGACAAGCGACAGCAGTACTACCTACATCAGTTTACCGTAGAGCAGCCCGATCTTAACTACCGCAATCCGAAGGTGGTGCAGGAAATGAAGGATGTGTTACTGTTCTGGCTGGACAAAGGAGTGGATGGGTTTCGGATCGATGCCGTCCCGACACTTTACGAAGATACGGAGCTGCGTGACGAACCGTTGAGCGGTTTGGTGGATGATCCGGAAGATACCAACTACCTGTCCCACATCTACACCCAGGATCTGCCCGAAACGGTTGAGATGGTGTACGAGTGGAGGGAACTGATCGATGCttaccagcagcaacatgGTGGGGAGACTAGGGTCATCATGACGGAAGCCTACTCGTCGCTGGACATTATAAAGACCTACTACCAGAGCAGCTCGGGACGGTTGGGATCGCATATGCCGTTTAACTTTAGGCTTATCACCGAGGTGAACAAGCAATCGCCGGCGTCCGACTACGTGAAGGTAGTAAGGGACTGGATGAGCATCCTGCCCGCCGGTCAGGTGCCAAACTGGGTGGTAAGTTGATGGTTTAGGCTGGTGACTCGGTAGTCCTCGACACTAAGCTCGTTTTCTTTAAGATGGGTAACCATGATCGACCACGCGTTGGGACACGGCTTGGCGAGGAACGCATTGACGCGCTGAACATGATCTTGCTCAGTCTTTCTGGGGCGAGTGTCACGTATCAGGGTGAAGAGATTGGCATGACGGATGTGTACATTTCCTGGGAGGATACCGTCGATCCGGCTGCCTGCAATGCGGGCCAAGACTTGTACGAGGAAAAATCACGCGATCCATGCCGCACACCGTTCCAGTGGGATAATACGGCGATGGCAGGCTTTACGACTGGATCCAGCACATGGCTACCGGTGGGTGATCGGTACAGGGAAGTAAACGTGCTCGTACAGCAGCAGGCCGAAAAGAGTCATCTGAAGGTGTACCGGTCAATGATGGAGCTTAGAAAGTCGCGCACCTTCCAGCTAGGCACTGTGAAGGCGGTTGCCTTGGGGGATTCTGTGCTGGCAGTTGTACGAGAGCTAACGAACTTTAGCACGTACATTACGCTGGCCAATCTTGGCAGCCAGCTGGAGGTGGTAAATGCTGTTGCGTTGTCTAATTCACTGCCGGACAAGCTGTACTTTGATGTAGTCAGTGTCGGTTCGCACAATATTCGAGGGTAAGTTTGGAGCCGTGCGAGCCACGTTTTTGGGTTGCTTGTACTATATAGGCTATATTTTTACAACTTTTTCACAGAGGATCGGTAGCGACAAAGgatattgttttgcttcccaACGAAGCGTTCGTGTTGAAAGCGCGCGTGGGACCGGTAGAAAAGGTTTATTCGTCTATTTGTGATAGTTGGCTTCAATAAACATTTTAATCATTATGGAGAATacagagttttatttttaaattaaagacAATATGGACATCCAAAAATTACCTAGAGCCCATAACGTATTCAaagagcaaataaaatatatttttcttctttagcactatacaacctcgaaaagtcTGATTTACCTTGATTCAACCTGTAgcttgatagtcagtcctgcttgGATGGCATTTGAGCCATGGTCTTGCTATGTGCAGAtcggtgccgttatcgcctcggcctcCGTCCAGCTCAGAACAAATTATAGCAAATTAAAAGCATGATTTATGTCGCTCACCGAAAATAAATTGACCTTCGATTATGCCAACCTTATGCACCTGACAGCCAAATTACTTGACTGAGCTTCATAAAACACAACTTACGGCCACTTGGAGCTCTGTGGTAAAATAAATggaatttaagaaaaatatggTTTTGGCAGTTATATTTGAATTGTTGAGCTTGAGCTAACGCCATAATATAAAATTATAGCAAATCATTACCAAGCGGCTCGGAACTATTGTTCCGAAAGAggtaatttttttgttcattgatGTTCAGGATTTGAATGCTAGTTtttcataaataaactcaGAACATATTACATTTACAAAATTGAACTAATTAAACCTAATTTTTGTTGCGTGACAGTAATTTTCAGTAAAATAAATGGATCGGATTGATTCAATCCACAATGTCAAACTGCCAAACAGCAATCCAAGATGGCCACCGCCGACGGACATGACATAACCTGGGAGCGGTTACAGTGACGCCATTTTTCTGGTGCTTCTTTCGTGTCTGGACGAAAACGAATGTGTGTCCGTTGAATTTTGTGACCGTCTACTTGCAATAAAGTAATTCACCCGTATATCACAGGTTGCGGTGATAGATAAGAGGGCGGCGTATCGAATATAAGCGAAAACGTATCGAATCGGTCTATcggtttgtgttgtgtgtgcccGGTGAATGCCGACTGCAAGCGCGTGCCCGACTGTTCCCTCCTGAATCGGAGCCGCCTTACCGAgaaagtgtgcgtgtgtgtgagtgtgcgtgcgtgcgtgctgtGAAAGTGTGGAAGAAAGCATAGTGTGAAGCGAATAACACCGAGCAGAGCAGTGCCTTTTTCAGCCGAAAGAAGGGTGTAACAattgaccacacacacacggtttgTTTGGGTGCTTTTTCGAACGCAAACACAAGTCAACATGTCGCAGCGAACGAAGCGTTCCGGTGCCTCGACGCCGGTCCCGGTGACGGCTAGCACCCCGGTACAGCAGAGCGGCAGCGCGGCGATGGGTGCGTCAGCGTCGCAACATCACAGCAGCGGCTCCCGTCCAGCCAGCCCGCTAAGTCCTACGCGTCACTCCCGCATGCAGGAGAAGCAGTCGCTACAGTATCTGAACGACCGTCTGGCGGCGTACAtggacaggatgcgtatgCTCGAGCAGGAAAACTCACGCCTCACGATGGAGGTGCGCACCTCTCAGGACACGTCCACCCGCGAGGTGTCCAACATCAAATCGATGTACGAGCATGAGCTGTCCGATGCCCGCAAGCTGCTCGATGAAACGTCGCGCGAAAAGGCCCGCATGGAGATCGACGGCAAGCGGATCCTCGAGGAAAATGAGGACTTGAAAAAGCGGTAAGAAGGACCCTATGAGCGGAGGGGATGCCGGGTTGTGACCTGGGTGTCCCATTCGAATTGTTTTTAATCATGAAAGCTAGCTGCTCGAATCGGGCTGGTAAACGTACGACAAGGCGGGCAAGCAGTTGTCTCCCGCCGAGCGTAGATGTGctcgaaaaaaagcaacatttcTCATGGCCGTACGGTGTGGGATTATTTAGTTATTTTCTACTGCTGACGTCATCGATTCGCatgaaaaacaaatctttCGAAATGTCTTCGAGTTAGAGATTGGTTTTTTGATGAAATCTAATGCGGcgatttgtttacaatttaCACTGTGGTCGCATTACGAGCGATGCATATTTTCACAGCTTTGAAATCATGCCTGATGGTCATATCGTAGCAGACGGGGCGAGTACAGATTCTCCTATAGCCACACCGTTCTGTGAAGTGTGTCCATGACGGCTGGTCATTTATAAACACATTACGTCATTGTGTATGAAGTCATGCATCAttgaaaaacacataaaatgtGACGTCGCTCAAGGCTTCTTTTTCGGAACCGTTGGGCAGCGGCACAGCTCAGGATCGTCGTCTCCACTTCAATAAAACTCGTCCGTGCCCGTCCAATCGTGACGTAatttttggaatggatatCTAAAATTTCAGATGACATCAGTCCAAATTCTTCTCACCGGCTGctgcagcgttttttttttcttttctttaataCGGTTGACATACAATCACGCGGAGTTTGAAAAGCCGGTTGTTTGACAAGCGCGAAAGATTACCAATACAAGGGCGATTCTGTTTACCCACACAACTACCAATCGGCAATCAATCTGTCCGGGGATAGCAACTCAACCAACTCGTGGGCTAGCAAaaagtagagaaaaaaaacgcttcaaaCATACATTATTTGTCGCATGCGGGTGGTGGCAATGGCATTCTACAATTAAAGCGCTCTTGCTTCTTAATCTCGAATGGGGGGTTCTACCTTACAGAATAGAACTGCGTATGGCACGTTCGTTTTGGTAAACAAAAGGGATAAACGCAAGATAAAACCGTGCCACACTCTCGGGCGCACTAGTTGATAAAGTTTACTCTACACGCAACAAGTAGTGTTTTATGGGCTGGGCAGATAACTTTGATAGTTTTGTTTCATGTTATTTGTGTTACTTTTTATACgtgaatgataaaaaaaaaacataacaaagtTTAGCTGTTTAGCTAAAGTAGGCCTTGCGATAGGAAAACAACGGGATCGCCGCCCTGCACTGCAGCTAGGAGAAGGGATAGAGATTTAACGATTTCCGGTTTGTTTATTCACTCTCATTCTTCACTGTTTGGTTATTGTTtcaagaaggagaagaaggctATGCGCGTTGCGTGCACTCGTTCCTCCTCCCCAAGATGACGCTTAATTCCCACATCGTTCAATTTAAATTCGTTGCCATGGAGGAGTCTCATCTCTAAACTTCCCCAGTCAGTGCGTTGCACGCCGAACGAACCCGAAACACGCACAACCACACGCAGGCAGATGATGTGTCGCGTAGGGGCTTCCATAGCGTCACGGGTGCGCCTTTCGGCTGGACCGACGACCCTCCCGTTATGGTCGAAAGTTATTCAAGCATTTTTAGGCATGTTTCATCGCTTTCGATGGAAAATCAAATATTGACTCGGAGTGGTAAATCTCCAGCAGTCGCCGCTGCTACTCCTGCGCACGGGTGCGCGCGCATTCCATCCATCTTCCAGCCTGGATTGTCTCTGTCCCTTCGTATGAATGCGCGACGATTCCACGCAACGCGCGCGCCTGAGCTAGTCGCTTCAGCCTCTCGCTGTCggcggaaaaaaggggaaagcgTTTGTCCATGAATGTGCGTCCCCAGTAAccacgcgcgcgtgtgtgtgtgtaagtgcgCGGGCGCAAAACGCACACGGTATGACATCATCCTCCTCGAGGGTGGTTATTCTACGATCAAAGCTCCTACACTCTTACCCATTCCGTGGGGTGTGAAAAGCCATGAAATGGGGGagcagcgaacgaacgaatgaaggaaaggaaagggaCATAAAACGAACGAAGCAAAGAAGTgtgcaaacaaatcaatccCGCAGGGTCAAAGCGTGTGGACCTCGAGCGACCCCGGGAAAAACGTTTAGGGAAATGCATTTTTCTCGCTTTTAGggaggggagagagagagagatagggagAGATCGAGTAATCGATGCATCGCCGCATACGTGTTAGTGTGTTGGTGAGGGCTGTTTGGACGCCGCGTGATGCCACACCGCCTTCGACAACGCGCGAGGGCATCGCGTGGGAGCTCCTTTCCGTTGTGGCAGGAACATTCACGGGAACTTGTGTTTTTCTTGTCTTTTCTTGCTGTATATCGTCTGTACACGAAGACATGAGGATGAATAATAATTAGGatcgattttaatttttttttctaacaaaCCCTTTACGTGTAGTGTAGTTAGGCTCTCCCTCTAATGGAGCATCTCCCAAGGTACTTTGAAACATACACGGGCCTCGGGCCGGTGAATGAAAGTGCATCGTACATAATTTGATATTTATCGCTGGGATCACATATTCTCAAAGGGGGTTCAATTTGCGACTGCTCTACGGTCGGTTCCGTGGGGGTCATCGTAAACCTTCGTCACCCATTCGGTAGTCCATGTGGAAGGCATACTGAAGAGAACCCGGGAGGTTTATAATAATATGCATAGTTAGGTCCAAGATCCGGGAGTAAGCAAATGGTGAAAGTCCCGCGGTCCAAACGCATCTTCgcaccacacaaacaaacacacgcattcCGGTGAGAACTGATTGCTATATTTAGTCATAGCTTCAGGCCCGGTAGTTTGGTCGTCTGGTTCGCTGGCTCTGTCTATGCGGTTGAGCTAAAACTATGATCATGCTTAtcttggctggctggttgggcCCCACATGTGTACCGCGCGTGAGTCAAACGCGCCAAGTGTGTAAAGTCAGACCGATCATCGCACCCATGCGAGCTGCTGTTGCCCTTTAGTGATACAAACCAcgtgtggttggttggttggttgagagCAGCGCATATTCTCGCGCTCTTTCGATCACCCGTTTTGCTTTATGATCCGTTGGAGCAATATGTTCCCTATAGTTCACTAGGAATCTTTCCCTTAAAGCTTCTTTCTCTAGCAGTAGTAATGGACATTTCATGACAAAGCAAGAACGTGTTTTGAATTCCCGAACCGTTTCGCTTGCAAGAAAATAGCTCCATGAATAGAAGGCGGGGATCGCTAAAGAGGGTATAATTGGTCCATTGATGAATCATGTGGATGTTCCAATGGCAGGATGGGAAGCAGGCCGGCATAGAATTCCACGAGCGAAGTGGAGAAATTTGGGAAGCAACGTGTCTCAATCACGACATCAACATAATACGAAATTTTTAGAAGGAACTGAGCGATAGAACGATCGAAGAGTAGATCCCAGGTACGAGGCAGAATTGCCTATGATAGCTATTGAACATGTCCAGTTATTTAACGTATTAACGATATAAACATTTTACAATTACATTTATGGAACATTTTTTactatcccttttttttctttccatttgttttctttattaaaGCTTGGATCGTAAGACGAAGGAAGGTGCCGAAGCCGAGCGTAACCTGCGCGCACAGGAAGCGCGAGCGAACGAGCTGGCCGGCAAGTATCACACGCTCGTTGCCGACCACAAGAAGGCTAAGGATGATCAAAAGGAGCTGGAAAAGGAGCTGGCCAAGCTTAAGAAGCAGCTCGACGCGTTGCGCAAGAATCTCGAGGACGAAACGCTCACCCGCGTCGAACTGGAGAATGCCGTGCAAACGTTGCGCGAGGAGCTGACGTTCAAGGACCAGGTGCACATGCAGGAAATATCGGAAACGAAGACCCGCCGCCAGGTGGAGATTAGCGAAATCGATGGCGTACTGTCGGAGCAGTACGAGGCGAAGCTGCAGCAGGCGCTGCAGGATCTGCGCAACCAGTACGATATGCAGCTACGCATGAACCGTGAGGAGGTTTCCGATCTGTATGAGGTAAGCAGCCGCTAATTGCGGGCACAAATCattatgtttgattttgatgATCAACCGTTATTTTGTCTTGGTCCGTTGTAGGCTCGTCTTCGCGATCTGGAGCACCAGATGAACCAGGAACGGTTGCGCCACGCCGACGAAAAGGCCAAGATGATGGAGGAGGTCGAGCGGCTGCGAAAGGAAATGTCGATGCAGCTGCAGGAGTACCAGGAGCTGATGGACATCAAAATTTCGCTCGACATGGAGATTGCGGCCTACGACAAACTGCTCAGCTCGGAGGAGGATCGGCTCAAGATTACGCCGAGCGGCAATGTTTCGCTGTTCTCGCAGTCCGGACTGTCCAGCAGCATGTCCCGTGCCGGTATGGTGCGCCGTACACCGAATCGTGCCGCGGCCAAGCGCAAGCGTACGGTGTTGGAGGAATCGGATGAACGCAGCGTGTCGGACTATTCCGTCACGTCGTCTGCCAAAGGTGACCTGGAGATTGTGGAGGTCGATCCGGAGGGAAAATTCGTGAAGCTGAGAAATAAGTCGGGCAAGGTAAACTGCATTCAACCGGAGGGGTTATTgtattgaagaagaaaaaacgaaaataattGTGATTCGGCTAATTTTCAGGAAGTTCAAATCGGCGGATGGTCTCTGGTCCGTAAGGTCGGCACCAACGAAACCGTGTTCAAATTTCACCGATCGCTAAAGGTGGACGGGGGCGCCTTTGTGACCGTTTGGTCGTCCGATTTGGGCAAGGATCACGAACCACCATCGACCATCGTGATGAAGGGCCAGAAGTGGTTCGCCGGAGACAACATGACCACCCATTTGATGAACGCTGACGGAGAGGTAAGGAATAGGGGGATGGGGGATAGGGAGAAGCGGGTGCATTTCGAGTACACAATCATATTTCGTGACTCTTTATCTGTTTTCGCAGGAGGTTGCTGCCTCTG from Anopheles stephensi strain Indian chromosome 2, UCI_ANSTEP_V1.0, whole genome shotgun sequence includes the following:
- the LOC118503243 gene encoding maltase A3-like, whose translation is MGALKLLPAVCIVLAIVPWVNCLNLSQPTTRDWWQKAAFYQIYPRSFMDSDGDGVGDLNGIASRLPYLKAIGVKAFWLSPIYKSPMVDFGYDISDFRDIHEEFGTMADFERLVEQARALDLKVIMDFVPNHSSNLHEWFIKSENRESGYEDYYVWHDGKTNPAGGRNLPPNNWIQAFRGSAWQWSDKRQQYYLHQFTVEQPDLNYRNPKVVQEMKDVLLFWLDKGVDGFRIDAVPTLYEDTELRDEPLSGLVDDPEDTNYLSHIYTQDLPETVEMVYEWRELIDAYQQQHGGETRVIMTEAYSSLDIIKTYYQSSSGRLGSHMPFNFRLITEVNKQSPASDYVKVVRDWMSILPAGQVPNWVMGNHDRPRVGTRLGEERIDALNMILLSLSGASVTYQGEEIGMTDVYISWEDTVDPAACNAGQDLYEEKSRDPCRTPFQWDNTAMAGFTTGSSTWLPVGDRYREVNVLVQQQAEKSHLKVYRSMMELRKSRTFQLGTVKAVALGDSVLAVVRELTNFSTYITLANLGSQLEVVNAVALSNSLPDKLYFDVVSVGSHNIRGGSVATKDIVLLPNEAFVLKARVGPVEKVYSSICDSWLQ
- the LOC118503244 gene encoding lamin Dm0 gives rise to the protein MSQRTKRSGASTPVPVTASTPVQQSGSAAMGASASQHHSSGSRPASPLSPTRHSRMQEKQSLQYLNDRLAAYMDRMRMLEQENSRLTMEVRTSQDTSTREVSNIKSMYEHELSDARKLLDETSREKARMEIDGKRILEENEDLKKRLDRKTKEGAEAERNLRAQEARANELAGKYHTLVADHKKAKDDQKELEKELAKLKKQLDALRKNLEDETLTRVELENAVQTLREELTFKDQVHMQEISETKTRRQVEISEIDGVLSEQYEAKLQQALQDLRNQYDMQLRMNREEVSDLYEARLRDLEHQMNQERLRHADEKAKMMEEVERLRKEMSMQLQEYQELMDIKISLDMEIAAYDKLLSSEEDRLKITPSGNVSLFSQSGLSSSMSRAGMVRRTPNRAAAKRKRTVLEESDERSVSDYSVTSSAKGDLEIVEVDPEGKFVKLRNKSGKEVQIGGWSLVRKVGTNETVFKFHRSLKVDGGAFVTVWSSDLGKDHEPPSTIVMKGQKWFAGDNMTTHLMNADGEEVAASERVKRIVSTAASRHREYLGSYGEELHHQQGEPRGDEKCRIM